The genomic window AGCAACGTATTTTACCTGTTGTTGCAGTTGATCCTGTATAATTACTTGATTCCGTAATTCTTCTTGAATAGCGATCGCAGCTTCTAAGCTTTGAGGCCAAGCATGGGGTTGATAAATCTTCATATTTTTCAGTAATAATTAAAAGTTTTTTTTCTAAAAAAGGTATAGATAACTGTGTATCTACAGTTGTCACTAATTGTAATTTATTTGTACTTTCTTTATTCAAGATGAATACATAATTCAGGCTCAATTCATGAGAGATAATCTGCGAGATATTACCCCCAAATTACTACCGCTTTTTGGTGTACTATTCCCAAAAGATAAATTCTAATGATTGGCAGTGATTTGTAAAAATTTGTAATAATTCGTCAGTCAGCAGTCATCGATTCCGATAGCCAATTATTGCATAAGGATCATAAAAAGATGCGTAACCTACAGAATAATTCTGCCAGCAAATTTAAGTATAGTTTTTATCTTGCCGGAGGAATATTTTTCCTCTTTTTAGCTATGATGTTTCGTCCATTTGCAATTGTGAATGCCGGCGAACGTGGCGTATTGATGCAATTTGGTAAAGTCCAAGATCAGGTTTTAGATGAAGGACTGCATACAATTATGCCCATTGTCACATCAGTTAGAAGAATTAGTGTGCGCGTGCAACAAAATACCTTTCAAGCTGATGCGGCTTCTAAAGACCTTCAACAAGTCAAAACAGAGTTGGCTGTCAACTGGCACGTTGATCCTACTAAAGTCAATAGAGTGTTTCAACAAGTCGGAGATCAACAACAAATAGTGACCAGCATAATCACTCCGGCTGTATCTGAAGTTTTAAAGGCTGCAACTGCTAAAAAAACAGCAGAAGAGATTATTACCCGCAGAACAGAATTAAAAGAAGAAATTGATAATAATTTAAAAAATAGACTTCAGGCTTACGGTTTAATAGTCGATGATGTTTCTCTAGTAAATTTTTCTTTTTCTCCAGAATTTAGTAGAGCAATTGAATCTAAACAAATTGCCGAACAAGAAGCTAAACAAGCAGAATTTATTGCTAAAAAAGCAACTCAAGAAGCTCAAGCAGAAGTCAACCGTGCTAAAGGTCAAGCTGAGGCGCAAAGATTACAAAGGCTAACTTTAACGCCAGAGTTATTGCAAAAGCAAGCGATAGAAAAATGGGATGGCAAGTTCCCAATGGTTATGGGTGGTAATGGTTCATTACCATTGATTAATATTAATCCTAATAGTTTGACTAGCAAAAATAACTAATGCAAACGTATGTAGAGTAGAGACGTTGCATACAACGTCTCTACAGTTGTAGGCTACGGTGTACACAAAAGTTTTGGCGCAGTGTATCTATCCCGCCTCGGAATCAATTCCGAGTCTCATAGCGCAAGTCCTTTTTAGAGGACTCAAAAAGAAATTCCATTTAGTCCACTTGAGTGGACTTTAGCTATTAGACGACGGTTTTCAACCGTTGGCGAGAGTTGTAGGGGAGAGGTTTTCCAGACCCCGTGAAAGGTCACGCTACCGTTAAGCAATATTTAGCACTTTACGTAAGATTGCTTGGTCTTCTAGCTTGGCTTTTAAGCGACCATTTTCTACATCTCGAATCCAGCTTTGGCTTTTACCTGTCAGCTTGGCTAATTCTCGTTGAGAAAGATTTAAGGTTTTTCGTGCCTGTAAAATCTGCTCACCCACTAAATCACCTGCGGTGGGAGATTTACGTTTGACTCTAGCGGTGCGCCGTTGTTTTTTTTCTGATTCTGAGATTTGGCGTTCCCATTCTGGCGGTAATTCAAAAGCTAAAATCCGTGCATTCATTAAGAGATTCCACTTCCCACGGGGGCCGGTGTCGGTGAGGCGGGTTTCGCCACCAGCGTCATTAATCCAAAATTCCAAGGCTTCATCAGGATCTTCGGGAATATCCATTAATTTTGCCCAGAGGGGTTGAATTTCTGGGGGATAGGTAATGGGGTCGAAGACGGGTTTAATGCCATGATGGTTGAGAATTTCTAAATCGCTTTCAAATGTCCGTAATAGACGTTTGCGTTCTTCTCGCTGTCGGGAAGCTAGGGTAACTTTTTCTTCTCCATAAGCAATACGGAGCAAGGTAGGAACGGTGATGCGTTGTTCCTTACCCATTTTGGTTTTAAACAGCAACCACAGCATTAGTCTGACTGCGCCTTCATGTTGCTGCCAAATGCTCATGACTGTGGTTAAGACAGTTTTGGGCAAACTGCCGTATTGGTAGAATGTACTACGTTCTTTACATCCTTGTTTGTTCAAGAAATATTGTGACCATATCCCGGCGCGGATTTTAAAAGTTAGTCCGATGAGATATTTGCATCCTAGGTCATCTTCTTGAAAGTGGTGTTGAATGTTGACCAAGTGCCACAAGCGGCTATTTTTAACTGAAAACCCCTGGACTCGACCTTGTTGGGGCCAGTCGAGGGAAATAATCAGTGAACAAGCTTGCAGCACAAGGTTTTTCATTAAGGAGAGTTTGGCAATTTTACTTAGGTCTTTGCGTTTCTCCAGTCCTAAATATTTCTCTAGTTGTCGTTCGTCAATGGCAAATTCTTGCTCCCAAGGTTGATCTAAGGCTGTAGCGTGGGCTGCAAAAATGAGATGGATGCAAGCGGCGCGAATATCCAGAGTCTCAATTGCACTAATATCTTTGGCGTGTTCGCTGAGTTTAAATGGATCTTGGATGTGAAAGGCGATCGCACCCCGTCCTTGATTAACTTGTCTGCTATAACAGAGATAGCCTGCTTCATCCTGTTCCCAATTGAGGGATGTACGCTGCGCTAATAGGTTGCAAGCTTCCCAAATAGCGATCGCAGAAGCAAATGGGTTATTCTTGCCATTAGAAAACAAGTCTGAACTGGTAGCATCTCTCGGTTCTATTTTGCATCTCCCCTTCTTCGCCTGCCAGGGAATTGGAGATTTAGTTGGACAAGCTATTACACATTGCGGTTCAGGATAATAGCCTTCACAATTATTACAAAGACAAGGATCTATCCAATATTGATTGCCTTCTATTTTGATTGCACCCGTAGGACATTGGGGACGGCAGTTGTCACATCCAACGCAATTTTTGTTAGGAATTGTATAAGGCATACTGGCTCTTTTCCCACTTGAATCGTTGAGATGTTTGGTTTAAGTCTCCCCTGGATGTGTCCTGTTTATTTTGCATTTGCTACCCAGTTATTTATTCAGCAAGAAAAATATTCTTACTAGAATAATTGTCCACATCCATATTTAGACTTTGCACCCAATCAGAAGCTATTAATTTGAGCATTATTTCACTTCTTTATTAGATAAAGATTTCATAAATATTTTTATAAGTTTGTTCGTAATGAGCTTAGAAAAGGTTCTTAAGAATTTAATAAATACTTAGCTCACGAACATTTTGATTTAACCTTAAAGCCTTAACCAAAGTATTTTTATGGGATATTCATATCCATACGTATTTGATTTATTGAATTTATTAATAATTTTAATATTTAACGCTAAGTAATAATCTGTCATGGCGGTGACAAATTGGATAGGTGATGATGTAATCCTTATGTTTATGATTTTTTCCCATGATTGTAATTAAGGCATTGATAATCATTTAGCAAAAAATAGCTTTGCTGGAAGTATTTTTTTATAAATATCGAAAAAATCGTTTTGTGTATTGAGATACAGTTTTTAAATCAAAATATGGAATTGTTAGCAACTTGCTAATTAATGGCATATCTTTATTAGTATTTTTACAGAGGAATATTTATTACATTTGTAGTTATGAATGCAATACATGGGTTTATATTAGAGGGTGTTTGAAAAGTTTCAGTAGGTATAAAAATGTCATTCTGACTGGAGTCCTGAGCGAAGGGAAGGAACTGTAAGGAAGAATCTAGGCTTTGTGGCACATACCGAGATGTTTCATTCCGCTACGCTGCATACTCCTGCGGAGAAGCAAGCTACAACATGACAAAGAAACAGACTTTTCAAACGTCCTTTTACAAGCAATACCTATCTAAATAAATTTTTAAGATAATAAATCCTGTATCATTGAAGGGTAGATAGTATTTTTAATATAGAGGTGATATCAAATCATTAATCATAATCTTTTTCATTTAATTAAAATTACATATTAGGGAGAAAGTTTTTGTATTTAATTAGCTTTTATTGACTCTATGAATTAATTAATTGGTAACAAAATAACCAGATAAAATTGAAGTAGGATGAATATTCAAGTACCAACAAGTTTATTGGCAGGATGGCCGGGAGTTTAGTGATGGCAACACTCACAGGATTGACATTTGGCGGCAAGACTTGGACACCTAAATTTGCTCAATCAATCAATAAAGACAAATGTATCGGATGCGGCAGATGTATTAAAGTCTGTGGTTATTCTGTGCTGGATTTGAAAGCACTGAATGAAGAAGGTGAATTTGTAGAAGATGAAGAAGATGATGAAATCGAGCGCAAAGTCATGGTAGTTGCTCACCCAGAAAACTGTGTTGGTTGTGAAGCTTGTGCGCGGATTTGTCCTAAAAATTGCTACAGCCATGCTGCATTAGAAAACTAAGTTGTGTACCAAAGAATACTGTTATTAGCGACATAAAAATACTCAGCAAGGTGACTAGAGGGGAATATTTTAACTTTACGGATGGTAAAAAGTTCGTAGTAAACAAACGCGTAAACCACTAATTGTTTACTATTAACAAATTCATCCTTGCTATTACAACTAACAGTGTTCTTGATGGGATTCCGCACAAACATCCTTGTTCAGCAACTTCACAATCTATTGTTAAGTTTTTGGGGGAAGATATGAAGATATCTGGAATAATTCCCCCGATTTTTATTTTCATAAGCTAAAACTTTAATAAGTGAAAAAAACATTATCTGGTAAATAATGTAAAAGCCTATAGCTGGGGAATAGGGACTATGTGTGATAAAGCAATGCTCAACACCCCATGCTCCACGCCTAAAGCCCCTAATACCAATATCTAAAAAAGCAGGTACTATGCAACAAATTCCTGTTTCATTATGGACTCTGATTGCTGGAATAGTAATTGGAGTAATCAGTCTGTGGATAGGTCAAAATCACAATCTATTGCCTGTACAAGCATCACTACAAGCACCCTTGGTAGACGGATTTTTTAATATCATGTTTACCATTGCTGTAGCCCTATTTTTGGTAGTAGAAGGCACGATTTTGATTTTCTTGTTCAAATATCGTCGTCGTCGGGGTGACAATACCGATGGTGTAGCTATCGAAGGTAACATTCCTCTAGAAATCTTTTGGACGGCAATTCCATCACTGATTGTAATTTGCCTAGGTATCTACAGCGTAGATGTCTTTAACCAAATGGGAGGTTTAGAGCCTGGGAGTCATCCTAGTCATGCGGCTCACACCTCTGGAACTGCTCTGGCTGGTACTCTGGATGAAGCTAAAACTGCTCCCCGCATTGGGATTGGCGCATCTCCTACAAATCAGGCGAAACCTGCGGATTTGGTGGTAAATGTGACTGGTATGCAGTTTGCTTGGTTATTTGACTATAACAACGGCGTTAACTCTGGGGAATTGCACGTTCCTGTCGGTGCTGATGTGCAGCTTAATCTCTCAGCACAGGATGTAATTCACTCCTTTTGGGTACCTCAATTTCGGCTCAAGCAAGACGCAATCCCTGGTATCCCTACCGAATTAAGATTTGTAGCAACTAAACCAGGTACATATCCAGTAGTTTGTGCTGAACTTTGCGGTGGTTATCACGGTTCAATGCGGACACAGGTGATTGTCCACACACCAGAAGAGTTTGATAGCTGGCTGACAGAAAATCAGGTTGCTCAACAGCAGAATCTCCAACAAGCGGTTGCTGTGAACCCAGTGAACTTATCTACATCAGAGTTTCTTGCACCTCATGTTGAGAACTTGGGGATTGATGCAGCAAGTTTGGAGTCGTTGGTCATTGGTCATTAGTTAATCAACTGTTGACTTTGGACTATTCGGTAAACGTCAAAAAATCGGTTATGACACAAGTAGAATTTCCACCA from Nostoc sp. UHCC 0870 includes these protein-coding regions:
- a CDS encoding helix-turn-helix domain-containing protein, translating into MPYTIPNKNCVGCDNCRPQCPTGAIKIEGNQYWIDPCLCNNCEGYYPEPQCVIACPTKSPIPWQAKKGRCKIEPRDATSSDLFSNGKNNPFASAIAIWEACNLLAQRTSLNWEQDEAGYLCYSRQVNQGRGAIAFHIQDPFKLSEHAKDISAIETLDIRAACIHLIFAAHATALDQPWEQEFAIDERQLEKYLGLEKRKDLSKIAKLSLMKNLVLQACSLIISLDWPQQGRVQGFSVKNSRLWHLVNIQHHFQEDDLGCKYLIGLTFKIRAGIWSQYFLNKQGCKERSTFYQYGSLPKTVLTTVMSIWQQHEGAVRLMLWLLFKTKMGKEQRITVPTLLRIAYGEEKVTLASRQREERKRLLRTFESDLEILNHHGIKPVFDPITYPPEIQPLWAKLMDIPEDPDEALEFWINDAGGETRLTDTGPRGKWNLLMNARILAFELPPEWERQISESEKKQRRTARVKRKSPTAGDLVGEQILQARKTLNLSQRELAKLTGKSQSWIRDVENGRLKAKLEDQAILRKVLNIA
- the fdxB gene encoding ferredoxin III, nif-specific: MATLTGLTFGGKTWTPKFAQSINKDKCIGCGRCIKVCGYSVLDLKALNEEGEFVEDEEDDEIERKVMVVAHPENCVGCEACARICPKNCYSHAALEN
- a CDS encoding prohibitin family protein; this encodes MRNLQNNSASKFKYSFYLAGGIFFLFLAMMFRPFAIVNAGERGVLMQFGKVQDQVLDEGLHTIMPIVTSVRRISVRVQQNTFQADAASKDLQQVKTELAVNWHVDPTKVNRVFQQVGDQQQIVTSIITPAVSEVLKAATAKKTAEEIITRRTELKEEIDNNLKNRLQAYGLIVDDVSLVNFSFSPEFSRAIESKQIAEQEAKQAEFIAKKATQEAQAEVNRAKGQAEAQRLQRLTLTPELLQKQAIEKWDGKFPMVMGGNGSLPLININPNSLTSKNN
- a CDS encoding cytochrome c oxidase subunit II, translated to MQQIPVSLWTLIAGIVIGVISLWIGQNHNLLPVQASLQAPLVDGFFNIMFTIAVALFLVVEGTILIFLFKYRRRRGDNTDGVAIEGNIPLEIFWTAIPSLIVICLGIYSVDVFNQMGGLEPGSHPSHAAHTSGTALAGTLDEAKTAPRIGIGASPTNQAKPADLVVNVTGMQFAWLFDYNNGVNSGELHVPVGADVQLNLSAQDVIHSFWVPQFRLKQDAIPGIPTELRFVATKPGTYPVVCAELCGGYHGSMRTQVIVHTPEEFDSWLTENQVAQQQNLQQAVAVNPVNLSTSEFLAPHVENLGIDAASLESLVIGH